A window from Theobroma cacao cultivar B97-61/B2 chromosome 3, Criollo_cocoa_genome_V2, whole genome shotgun sequence encodes these proteins:
- the LOC18605701 gene encoding probable inactive receptor kinase At4g23740, translating to MGKKMDLLFIFLLGAIFSSILADPVEDKQALLDFLEHVHHSRSFNWSKETSVCNSWTGVTCDNDHSRVIALRLPGMGLRGPIPPKTLSRLSAIQILCLRSNGISGSFPSDFSELKNLTMLYLQFNKFSGPLPDFSVWNNLTIVNLSNNGFNGSVPPSASKLTHLTAFNLSNNSLSGDIPDLNIPSLQQLDLANNNLTGIVPKSLERFPSWAFFGNNLSSENALPPALPGQPANAQPSKKAKKLSEPVLLAIVIGGCVMLFVLIALLMICCYSKRQKEQEFPAKSQIKEVSLKKKASENHDKNNRLVFFEGCNLAFDLEDLLRASAEVLGKGTFGVTYKAALEDATTVAVKRLKEVTSAKREFEQQMEVIGRISHENVSALRAYYYSKDEKLVVHDYYDQGSVSALLHGKRGEGRTSLDWETRLKIAVGAARGIAHIHSQNNGKLVHGNIKASNIFLNSEGYGCVSDIGLAAVMSPMPPPVMRAAGYRAPEVADTRKATQASDVYSFGVLLLEILTGKSPIHATGGEEIVHLVRWVHSVVREEWTAEVFDVELLRYPNIEEEMVEMLQIGMSCVVRMPEQRPKMSDLVRMVEEIRRANAGSQPSSETKADTTASTPIPQAAEIGPSSSVPQ from the exons ATGGGCAAGAAAATGGACCTCTTGTTCATTTTCTTGCTGGGGGCAATTTTCTCTTCCATCCTTGCTGACCCTGTTGAAGATAAACAAGCATTACTAGATTTCCTTgaacatgttcatcattcacGCTCTTTTAACTGGAGCAAGGAAACCTCTGTATGCAACAGCTGGACAGGAGTGACATGCGACAATGATCATTCCAGAGTTATTGCCCTGCGTTTGCCTGGGATGGGACTTCGTGGCCCTATTCCACCGAAAACTCTCAGTCGTCTATCAGCTATTCAGATTTTATGTCTTAGATCCAATGGCATTTCGGGTTCATTCCCTTCTGATTTTTCTGAACTCAAGAACTTGACCATGCTTTATCTTCAGTTCAACAAGTTTTCCGGCCCATTGCCTGATTTCTCAGTCTGGAACAATCTTACAATCGTTAATCTTTCAAACAATGGCTTCAATGGAAGCGTTCCTCCTTCAGCATCAAAATTGACTCACCTCACCGCTTTCAATCTTTCTAATAACTCACTTTCAGGTGATATTCCTGATCTCAATATCCCTAGTTTGCAACAGCTTGATTTAGCGAACAATAATCTCACAGGAATTGTTCCTAAGTCCCTTGAAAGATTTCCAAGCTGGGCGTTTTTTGGTAATAATCTTTCATCAGAAAACGCCCTTCCCCCTGCTCTTCCAGGCCAGCCAGCTAATGCTCAACCATcaaaaaaagccaaaaaacTTAGTGAACCTGTACTCTTGGCGATTGTAATTGGTGGCTGCGTAATGCTGTTTGTGCTAATTGCCCTTTTGATGATCTGTTGTTACTCTAAGAGACAAAAGGAACAAGAATTTCCAGCAAAGTCACAAATAAAAGAAGTCTCTTTGAAGAAAAAGGCTTCTGAGAATCATGATAAGAACAACAGGCTTGTCTTCTTCGAGGGTTGTAATCTTGCATTTGACTTGGAGGACCTGTTGAGAGCATCTGCAGAGGTGCTTGGGAAGGGTACATTTGGAGTAACATACAAAGCAGCCTTGGAGGATGCAACCACAGTGGCTGTGAAGAGGTTGAAGGAGGTAACCTCAGCAAAACGGGAGTTTGAGCAACAGATGGAGGTCATTGGGCGTATCAGCCATGAGAATGTGTCTGCGCTTAGGGCATACTATTATTCAAAGGATGAGAAGCTTGTGGTCCATGATTACTATGACCAGGGAAGCGTGTCTGCTCTGCTACATG GAAAAAGAGGTGAGGGCCGGACATCGCTGGACTGGGAGACTAGACTTAAAATTGCAGTTGGTGCTGCAAGAGGCATTGCTCATATCCACTCACAAAACAATGGCAAACTTGTTCATGGAAACATAAAGGCTTCCAACATTTTCCTTAACTCTGAAGGATATGGTTGTGTCTCAGATATTGGTTTGGCAGCAGTAATGAGCCCAATGCCTCCACCTGTGATGCGGGCTGCAGGTTATCGTGCACCAGAAGTAGCAGACACTAGGAAAGCAACTCAAGCATCTGACGTATACAGTTTTGGGGTCTTGTTACTTGAGATCTTAACTGGAAAATCACCAATACATGCCACAGGTGGTGAGGAGATTGTTCACTTGGTGAGGTGGGTGCATTCTGTAGTTAGAGAGGAGTGGACTGCAGAAGTATTTGATGTAGAACTTTTAAGGTATCCCAATATAGAGGAGGAAATGGTGGAGATGCTACAAATTGGGATGAGTTGTGTGGTGAGAATGCCAGAGCAGAGACCAAAAATGTCTGACCTAGTGAGAATGGTGGAGGAAATTCGACGAGCGAACGCTGGTAGCCAACCATCCTCTGAAACTAAAGCAGACACCACAGCTTCAACCCCAATCCCACAAGCAGCCGAAATAGGTCCCTCTTCATCTGTTCCACAGTGA
- the LOC18605702 gene encoding beta-glucosidase 12 isoform X1: MAAPGRCILLYHMANQGPFFFICLLALGATTNGANPNHYSKPFNRSSFPAGFTFGAGSGAYQIEGAALEDGKGPSVWDTFARKYPERIANRSTGDVAVDFYHRYKIVQEMLQDDIKLMKKVGLDSFRFSISWSRILPKGKLCGGVNPLGVQFYNNLIDDLLANALKPFVTLLHFDHPQALEDDYGGFLSPKIVDDYVDYADFCFKTFGDRVKHWVTMNEPNGWSLGGANGSAASSPTESYILARHLLLSHAAAVKLYRKKYQASQKGKIGITIITNWFIPKSDATADRKAASRALDFLFGWFVDPLIFGEYPKSMRSMVGRRLPKFTEAESKMLKGSIDFLGVNYYTANYAENAPPSNTAIAANDSRVNLTTEKDGVPIGTPTAVSWLFIYPKGLRGLMLYIKEKYNNPPIYITENGVAEANNASLTVKEALKDSTRIRYLDGHLKSLLKAIREGVNIKGYYVWAFLDDFEWTSGYTLRFGFTYIDFKNNLRRYLKYSAYWFKMFLLH, translated from the exons ATGGCGGCGCCGGGGCGTTGTATACTCCTGTATCACATGGCAAATCAGGGtccttttttcttcatctGCCTGCTAGCCCTGGGTGCCACCACCAACGGGGCAAATCCAAACCATTATTCCAAGCCATTTAACCGGAGCAGTTTTCCAGCAGGTTTCACTTTTGGTGCTGGCTCAGGTGCTTACCAG ATTGAAGGAGCAGCTCTTGAAGATGGAAAAGGGCCAAGTGTATGGGACACTTTCGCTAGAAAATATCCAG AAAGAATTGCTAATCGAAGTACAGGAGATGTAGCTGTTGATTTTTATCATCGTTACAAG ATTGTCCAAGAAATGCTACAGGACGACATAAAGCTGATGAAGAAAGTTGGTTTGGATTCGTTCAGATTCTCCATTTCATGGTCTAGGATTTTACCCA AGGGGAAACTTTGTGGAGGAGTAAACCCACTAGGGGTCCAATTTTATAACAACCTCATCGATGACCTTCTTGCCAATG CTTTAAAGCCGTTTGTGACTTTACTCCATTTTGATCATCCACAAGCTCTTGAGGATGACTATGGAGGGTTCTTAAGTCCCAAGATTGT GGATGATTATGTTGATTATGCggatttttgctttaaaacaTTTGGTGACCGGGTCAAGCACTGGGTGACCATGAACGAACCAAATGGGTGGAGCCTGGGCGGTGCCAATGGCTCTGCTGCCTCTTCTCCGACCGAGTCCTATATCTTGGCCCGTCACTTGCTTCTTTCCCATGCAGCTGCTGTCAAACTCTACAGGAAGAAGTACCAG GCATCtcaaaagggaaaaattgGAATTACCATAATAACTAATTGGTTCATACCAAAATCCGATGCAACTGCTGACCGCAAGGCAGCTTCCAGAGCTCTAGATTTCCTTTTCGGATG GTTTGTGGATCCACTAATATTTGGTGAGTATCCAAAGAGCATGCGATCAATGGTAGGGAGAAGACTGCCCAAATTCACCGAAGCAGAGTCCAAAATGTTAAAAGGGTCCATCGATTTTCTTGGTGTAAATTACTACACCGCAAATTATGCTGAAAATGCTCCTCCATCCAACACTGCCATCGCTGCCAATGATAGCAGAGTCAATCTCACAA CTGAAAAGGATGGAGTTCCAATTGGCACACCG ACTGCTGTGAGCTGGCTTTTCATTTATCCGAAGGGCTTGCGAGGGCTTATGCTTTACATAAAGGAGAAATATAACAATCCACCCATTTACATTACAGAGAACG GGGTGGCTGAAGCAAATAATGCTTCATTGACAGTAAAAGAAGCGCTCAAGGATAGCACCAGGATAAGATACCTTGATGGCCACCTAAAATCCCTTTTAAAAGCAATCAG GGAGGGTGTTAACATCAAGGGTTACTACGTGTGGGCGTTTTTGGATGACTTCGAATGGACTTCTGGATACACCCTTAGGTTTGGGTTCACATACATTGATTTCAAGAATAACTTGAGAAGATACCTTAAATATTCAGCTTATTGGTTCAAGATGTTCCTCCTTCATTAA
- the LOC18605702 gene encoding beta-glucosidase 12 isoform X2 codes for MAAPGRCILLYHMANQGPFFFICLLALGATTNGANPNHYSKPFNRSSFPAGFTFGAGSGAYQIEGAALEDGKGPSVWDTFARKYPERIANRSTGDVAVDFYHRYKDDIKLMKKVGLDSFRFSISWSRILPKGKLCGGVNPLGVQFYNNLIDDLLANALKPFVTLLHFDHPQALEDDYGGFLSPKIVDDYVDYADFCFKTFGDRVKHWVTMNEPNGWSLGGANGSAASSPTESYILARHLLLSHAAAVKLYRKKYQASQKGKIGITIITNWFIPKSDATADRKAASRALDFLFGWFVDPLIFGEYPKSMRSMVGRRLPKFTEAESKMLKGSIDFLGVNYYTANYAENAPPSNTAIAANDSRVNLTTEKDGVPIGTPTAVSWLFIYPKGLRGLMLYIKEKYNNPPIYITENGVAEANNASLTVKEALKDSTRIRYLDGHLKSLLKAIREGVNIKGYYVWAFLDDFEWTSGYTLRFGFTYIDFKNNLRRYLKYSAYWFKMFLLH; via the exons ATGGCGGCGCCGGGGCGTTGTATACTCCTGTATCACATGGCAAATCAGGGtccttttttcttcatctGCCTGCTAGCCCTGGGTGCCACCACCAACGGGGCAAATCCAAACCATTATTCCAAGCCATTTAACCGGAGCAGTTTTCCAGCAGGTTTCACTTTTGGTGCTGGCTCAGGTGCTTACCAG ATTGAAGGAGCAGCTCTTGAAGATGGAAAAGGGCCAAGTGTATGGGACACTTTCGCTAGAAAATATCCAG AAAGAATTGCTAATCGAAGTACAGGAGATGTAGCTGTTGATTTTTATCATCGTTACAAG GACGACATAAAGCTGATGAAGAAAGTTGGTTTGGATTCGTTCAGATTCTCCATTTCATGGTCTAGGATTTTACCCA AGGGGAAACTTTGTGGAGGAGTAAACCCACTAGGGGTCCAATTTTATAACAACCTCATCGATGACCTTCTTGCCAATG CTTTAAAGCCGTTTGTGACTTTACTCCATTTTGATCATCCACAAGCTCTTGAGGATGACTATGGAGGGTTCTTAAGTCCCAAGATTGT GGATGATTATGTTGATTATGCggatttttgctttaaaacaTTTGGTGACCGGGTCAAGCACTGGGTGACCATGAACGAACCAAATGGGTGGAGCCTGGGCGGTGCCAATGGCTCTGCTGCCTCTTCTCCGACCGAGTCCTATATCTTGGCCCGTCACTTGCTTCTTTCCCATGCAGCTGCTGTCAAACTCTACAGGAAGAAGTACCAG GCATCtcaaaagggaaaaattgGAATTACCATAATAACTAATTGGTTCATACCAAAATCCGATGCAACTGCTGACCGCAAGGCAGCTTCCAGAGCTCTAGATTTCCTTTTCGGATG GTTTGTGGATCCACTAATATTTGGTGAGTATCCAAAGAGCATGCGATCAATGGTAGGGAGAAGACTGCCCAAATTCACCGAAGCAGAGTCCAAAATGTTAAAAGGGTCCATCGATTTTCTTGGTGTAAATTACTACACCGCAAATTATGCTGAAAATGCTCCTCCATCCAACACTGCCATCGCTGCCAATGATAGCAGAGTCAATCTCACAA CTGAAAAGGATGGAGTTCCAATTGGCACACCG ACTGCTGTGAGCTGGCTTTTCATTTATCCGAAGGGCTTGCGAGGGCTTATGCTTTACATAAAGGAGAAATATAACAATCCACCCATTTACATTACAGAGAACG GGGTGGCTGAAGCAAATAATGCTTCATTGACAGTAAAAGAAGCGCTCAAGGATAGCACCAGGATAAGATACCTTGATGGCCACCTAAAATCCCTTTTAAAAGCAATCAG GGAGGGTGTTAACATCAAGGGTTACTACGTGTGGGCGTTTTTGGATGACTTCGAATGGACTTCTGGATACACCCTTAGGTTTGGGTTCACATACATTGATTTCAAGAATAACTTGAGAAGATACCTTAAATATTCAGCTTATTGGTTCAAGATGTTCCTCCTTCATTAA